The sequence AACAAGCATCCATGGCTGGACGATTGAATTGGCATTCGCTAGATTGGGTGCTTGTTTTAGTTGGATTAATACCTCTCTTAAACAATTTCCCCTTCGGTTTTCCTGTTATTTCCCTATTGACTCCGGCCCAAACTCCAGCTAGCCTTAGACTAATCAGCATCTTACCCAAGGATAATTATTGGTGCATTTGGTCTCATCAACCGTTAACAACCTAAATTCACCCATCTATTCAAAATCCTAAGTACAATCAATGTTTGTGTAGTTTGAGGATCATCAATGAAGCTGTTTTCACGTTTGGTCATGATCGTGTTGCTTATTGGTACGATATTGGTTAAGGCTCCAACTCCAACCTATGCTGTAACATGTTCTGGGTCTGGATGCACGGGGCTAGATGCTCATGCCACAGGTTGTAATGAAGGATCAATCGCATTACCTCAAACTTTATTTTTAAATGGGATTGTCAGGTTGCACTATTCACCCACATGCCAAACCTATTGGGCAAAAGTAGTTGCCCAACCCCAAGGTGAAAAATTCTTTCTCAAAGCCTATATCGAACATGCAGGGTTTGGCACATTTAGCCTGACTGCCCCAATGGAACTTCGCGGAAATCTCCGATCAACCATGTATTTCTACCCAGTTGCTCCGGGCATAATGCAGGTGCTCCGAGCATGCGGATTTGTCTCCAAACAATTTAATAGTACAGTTGGTACTGGTGCTTGTAGCAACTATTATTAGGATCTGATCTCTACTATTCGCTTATTAAATGGTGGATATTCAGAATATCCACCATTTCTCTATACCAACAATCCCCGTAGCCCTCGCAAAAACAGCTTAGCGGCTCGTTCTAGCTCAGCATAGGTTGCCCCATTTACGCTTTGAATCGATAAACCATTGGAAAAGGCCATAACACAGCGAGCCATATCGAAAGGATCAATTGTATCGGCTAACTGCCCTGCTTGACGAGCCTGCTCCAATCGCTCACGAATCAATACTTCTTGAGCAACGCGTTGATTAACCACATCTTGATAAATCGATCCAGTCGCCTCATTACAAACTGGCACACCACGAATCAATAAACAGCCAGCAGGTACGGTTGGGTTAGTAATCTGTTTAACATTGATATGGAGCAGTTGCTCAAATGCCGTATAAATATCTGGATGATCGAGCGCAGCTTTAATCGATGGCATGCTCAACTCATGATAGCGCTCTAAGACCTCACGAAATAGGCTCTCTTTATTGCCAAATGCAGCATATAAACTAGGCCGATTAATCCCCATCGCCTCAGTTAAATCGCTCAGCGAAGCGCCTTCATAGCCCAAACGCCAAAATACCACCAATGCTTGAAATAAGGCCTCATCACGATCAAAGGCGCGGGGCCGCCCAACTTTTGGTTCATTCACTGCTTTCATCATCGCTAACCAATCTATCTGTATTGACCATAATGATCATACGTCAAACAGGTGCTTAACACAAGCGATGCAGAGCATAGAACATAGAACATAGAACATAGAGCAGCAAAGCATGGGTTTGGGGTTTGGTCGTTGGAGTACAGGGATCGGTTTTTAACGGAGAGCCGCAGAGGGGGAAGTATGGCTATTGGCTATGGGCTTTTGGTATCGTGGTAATTCCACACAACGTTCCGCTAGCCTAAAGCCTTTAGCCCGCTCTTCGTAACCTTCGTGCCCTTCGCGTTCTTCGTGGTTGCATATGGGGATTGGTCGTTGGGGTACGGGGATCGGTTTTTAAACGCAGAGGTGTAGCGCAATCAACGACTCATACCATCTTTAGGGTTGTAACGCGAGCGCCTAATGTTTGCTATTCTATGCAGACTGACTAAGCTGCTCAGGATTTAATGAAGACTGCGACCGAAGCTTGGTCGTTATAGTGCACATGATGCACAAGGGGATCTGGAAGCATGAACCAATCAATTTCCGAAGCCCAAGCAGACATGCGTGAGGGCTATTATAGTGGGGCTGCTGGAATTTTGGCTTCAGCACTGGCCTGGTCTATTGCGGCTGGTGTGACAATCATTGGCTCAGCCGAACGATCAATCTGGGCGCTGCTGCTAGGTGGTATGTTGATCTTCCCAGTATCGATTCTGATTAGCAAAGTGCTTGGTGCGCGAGGAACTCACACTAAAGGCAACCCACTTGGACAACTTGCGGGTGCTAGCACCTTTTGGCTAGTCTTTTCTATGCCGCTTGCCTATGGTTTAGGCCTGCAAAAACCAAGCTGGTTCTTTATGGCAATGCTGTTGGTCATCGGGGGGCGCTATCTTGTATTTGCGACCCTTTATGGCATGCGGCTCTACTGGGTTTTAGGGCTTGCCCTTGCAGCAGTAGCAATCACGTTGGCATTTCTATCAGCAGCTCCTGCTATCGCAGCGAGTGCCGGAGCCGCAACCGAAATAATCTTTGCAATTATTTGTCTGGTACAACACCGTCAGTCACTGCGCCAAGTTGTTCGCTAAAATCCTACCTGCATTGGTTTCCCTAACCCTTGATGTGCCAGTATACTCATTCGGCCAATGCCTAGCCAAAAAACACAACTTTCGTGATCTTCGCGTTCTGCGCGGTTTCGGCTTTCGTGGATCGGTATAATAATCCCCAAGTGAATGATCCACAAAGGACACGAAGGGGCACGAATGTTGGTTGCATGGTACGCAGGGATTGCTTGGCAATGCAGCTTCCTTCGCGTTCTTCGCGTTCTTCGTGGTTTCGGCCTTTCTGGATCGATATTAATAACCCTCAAACCCACAGCATGTAGAAGGGAGTACATCAATGAATCTTGATCACCTATTGGCTGAGTTCGAGCAATTAAGCTATGCCCAACGAATCAAACGCATTGTACAACTTGGCCAACAAGCCAGCAACAATCCGCAAATTAGCCAATTAATTACCCAATTAGCCCAAAGCCCCAGCATTTACCAACGCCGATTAGCCTTATTTAGTTGTTATGGCAGCCATAATAGCAGCCTGATTCGCCAATTTATCGGCGATCCAGCGCAATCGTTGGTGCAGCTAGCGATCAAATTAATTGTGGTGTATGGCAGCGATGCCGATGTTGAAGCCAGTTTGCAACAGCTCGCCCCAGCCTTATGGCGCAGCATACTCAAATTATTGAGCCAACAGCAACGCTTCGGATTGATCGACGCATTTTTAGCGACACTTGAGCCAGAGCAACTGCCACGCTACCAGATTTTTGGCTCACAAGCCTATTACAACCAGCACCAAACTGCAATTATCACGAACTTACAACCGCAAGCATGGAGCCATTTTGCCCGCCTCAAACCGCATGCCGCTACCGAAGCCCTAGCAATCGTCTTACAAAACGAGAACCACAGCATTTGGCATAAGCTGACGATTTTCAATCAAGCGCTGCCCGAAATCGCCAAGGATTATCCCGATCAAGCACTTGCACTGGTACAAATAGCATTGAATCAACAAATATCCTTAAAATTCATGCCGTTGCAAGAGCTAGCCTATCGCCGACCACAAGCAATTGCCGATCTAAGCATCCAACACCAGCAAGCAGGCGCGATGACATGGGGCAATTTACTGAAAAAATTAAGCTTGGAGCAAGTGTTGCGGCTGGCTGAGCTGAATCTTTTGCCACGGCCAGCCTTATGGCTTGGCAAAACCCCGCTTGAATATCGCTCAGCTATCTATGCCGCTCAGCATCGCCAATGGTATCAAGATGATGAACAACAAGTGCGATTGCGCGAAGATGCACTCTGGCAGGCCTTACCACGCCAAGAGCGCCAATACGAGGCTCGACGAGTGCAGCAGATGCCAGCTTTAGATTTTGATCTGCGGTTGAATATTCGCCATGCTGCCTATTTGCCTTGGGACGAAGCCTGGGAAGCCTTGCAACCAGCGCTCAAACATAACGATGCCGACTATCGCGGCGAAGCACTTGCCGCATTAATCAATATTGTGCGCTATCAGCCCGAACAAGCCCAAGCCGTCTTAGATCTCGTGCAAGCTCGGCGCAACGAACAAGACCCAGTACGAAAGCAGATGTTCACCGCCTTGAGTGAACTGCCAGCACGGCGTTGGCAAACCGAACATCTACCTAGCATCGAGCAGATTATTCGCGCAAGCCTTGATGCCCGCGATTGCTCGGATGCCAGCATTCACTTATTGCAACGCTGGCTGAGCAAATTGCTGGCGGTACATCCACAGGCCAGTATCAGATTAATCGGCCAAATTAGCCGTGAACGAGGCCGAATTTTCGTGCAGAGCTATGGCCGCGAACTCAACGCCAACGAAGCCCAAGCCTTGTGCGCCGTGCTCTTGCCAATTATGCAGACCTGGGAGCGCCGCCAACAAATCGAAGATATTCTGAGCATTGTCAATTTTATCGGCAAAGCGATTAAAGCTGTGCCCGAATTATTGACGTTGCTCGAACAAATTGCCAATGAACAACTCGATTGGGCGGCTAGTCGGGCTTTGTATGCTCTTCACCATCATGCCCGTAAAACCTTTAATCAAATTGTGCCACGGCTGCTGGCCAACGACCCCAGCTGGATCACCCAACCACTAGTACACAGCGTTGTCCTTACTCAACGCCAAGATTTACTCACGCCATTTTTGCCAGTTCAACGCTACAAAGGCAAATTTAGCACTGGCAAATCTTCCTATCTTTTGCCAATTCAACGCGGTTTTGAACGATGGACGACCAAACAACAACAGATCTATGCTCAAGCGCTGATCAAACAAACCGAGCAAACCGATCATCAGCACCAACATTTGGTCGAGTACGCCCAACGCTTGGCCTACCTCAGCGAAGTCGCGCCAACCCGCTTGATTGAATTGGCCCAACTTGATGCGCCAATTGTGGTCTTGCGCGATAAAGCGATCGAGGCCTTGAGCCGCCGCGAAACCAGTGATGGCGTGGCAACCCTAATCGAAGCCTTGGACGATGCGCGGGCACGCGTGGCAATTTATGCCTTGCGGCGGGTTTTGCTGCGCATGCCAACCGATCAAGCGCTCGCAATTTTGCGCAATGTACCAAACACCAAAATCACGGTTGCCAAAGAAACTCTACGGCTGATCGGCGATCTCAAAAACCAAGCAGCCTATCAAGAGTTATTACGCTGGAGCACCCTGGAGTTACATCACGATGTCTGGATTGCCTTAGTCCATGCGCTCAATAATTATCTTAGCCAAAACGAAACTTGGGTGATTTTCGATCGCTTACTCAGGCATGACGAACCAACCGTCGTCGAAAGTCTCACGACGATTTCGCTGGCAGGCCAACCACCAAGCAGGCTTCCCCAACTACTGCGACTATTCAAAGCATTAATTGAGCATCCCAACCTTGAGGTGCGCAAAGCAGCAATCGGTCGCTGTTACTATTTTTATGGTATCGATACCCAGCGAGTTTTGGTTGAACCATTGACCAAGGCTCTGACTTCAGGGGTTGAGAAGCTCCGAGATTTTGCGGTTACAGCGCTTATTAATATCTATGCAATTAAGGACATAGCGGTTATTACTAAAATTGTGCACGCCAATTTGGCAAATCGGGCTGTTATCAACGCACTGATGAGCAGACTAAATAGCCAAGTACGCTATGGGCAAACGTCCCATGCAGCAGCAAACGCAGTTATTGCCGAACTGGCCCATGATCGATTAACTACCCACCTGCAAATTCAGTTAGCGGGGCTTTATTACGATGAGCAAGCGTGGTTTAACTTCGTACAACAGCTGCGCCAACAAGATTTGTTGAATGTTGATACATTTCGGGTGGTGTTGGAAGTGATTGAAAACGTCACAAATACCATTTGGATTGGTCGGCCTGAGCAACTTGAAAGCTACTTCTACCAAGCCAGCGATCCCTATCTGCGGCGCATCGGTTTAGCGGCTTTTTGCTTCAAAATCAAACGGCGTGGTTGGCATCCTGACGATTATCAACGGCTAGCCGAATATCAGGCCGACCCTGATGAACTGGTAGCAGCTGCGGCCCAATTCATCTTTGCACCGCAACCTGACGCTGCAAAGCCAATCAAATAATCGCGTAGGGATCGGGGAATGGAACCACGAAGAACACGAAGCGCACGAAGGCTGCCATTTTAGCCACAGATTGACACAGATTGATATGATGTGCTTCAAATACCTACATGGTTCCATTCCGCATCCTTCCCTACTTGGAAATCGGGGCTATCTGAATCAACCATGGTTAGATGAGATGACGATCAAAGAAGCTCAGCGCCAATGCACTCGCCTGCTGCTGAATCGCTTTCCGATCAACCCCTGACGCATCAAGACACAGTTCTGGCATGAGTTGACACCCTGCCTCAGTGCATTCAGCCAAGAATACATAATGCCCAACCGACCCTTCGAGCAACGTTAATGCCGCATCCTTGATGTGCATAGCATATCGCTGGGCATTAACAGTGGGTGGGGTATTCGTATCCGCTGCTCCGGCGATAATCATTACAGGAATATCCACCGCCGCCAGTCCATCGGGCGTAAATGCTTCGCCAAGCGCTGGTGCCAAAACAAAACCAGCGCGAACACGCTCATCGCGATACGATTGACGATGTTCAGCGTGTGCCGCAAACGCTTCAAGCTGCCGAGCCACCGCATCTGCATCAGGAAATTCGGGGGGAGCAATTGAAGTCAAAGGCCGACCCGCATCGGCATAGGCAGCCACAAGCGTGGCTAAGTCGAGCCGAGCACCACCAAGCGCTAATATGGTGTAGCCACCAAGGGAAAACCCTGCTGCGCCAATTCGTGATTGGTCAATAGCCGAACCAAAGTGTGGGTCATCGAGCAGCCGATCAAGGACTGCACTCAGGTCACGCGGACGTTCCCAAACTCGTGTAAAGCCTTCAACCACATACGGTTCAAGGCCTGTATTCCCGTGGTGATTGACACCAGCAACGATGTATCCATGAGCTGCTAGCACGCGAGCAAGCCAACCAAGTTGCATGGCAACCCCGCCCGTTCCGTGGGAGAGCAAGATAAGCGGAAATTGACCTTCTAGCATAGGAGCATCGGGTGCGGCATCACCAGCATTAAAGAGCGGATTATCCGGTGGGCCGATCACCATGGGCATCTGCGGTACAGCAGGATCACACGGATACCAGACATGGGTCAACAGCGGACGATCACTACCCAAAAGCCAATCCACGCGGGTAGCATCGCGATATGACAATGCCCGCCAGCCAACATTGTACATCTATCCTCCTAGGCGCTCTTCATTAGCGCATTGAATACGAGGAGCCAACCTCAGGTCACGGATACAAATCAAACCATTCCAAGATGCGAGCCAGCAACC is a genomic window of Chloroflexota bacterium containing:
- a CDS encoding YjfA family protein, translated to MKLFSRLVMIVLLIGTILVKAPTPTYAVTCSGSGCTGLDAHATGCNEGSIALPQTLFLNGIVRLHYSPTCQTYWAKVVAQPQGEKFFLKAYIEHAGFGTFSLTAPMELRGNLRSTMYFYPVAPGIMQVLRACGFVSKQFNSTVGTGACSNYY
- a CDS encoding TetR/AcrR family transcriptional regulator, with translation MNEPKVGRPRAFDRDEALFQALVVFWRLGYEGASLSDLTEAMGINRPSLYAAFGNKESLFREVLERYHELSMPSIKAALDHPDIYTAFEQLLHINVKQITNPTVPAGCLLIRGVPVCNEATGSIYQDVVNQRVAQEVLIRERLEQARQAGQLADTIDPFDMARCVMAFSNGLSIQSVNGATYAELERAAKLFLRGLRGLLV
- a CDS encoding peptidase; protein product: MYNVGWRALSYRDATRVDWLLGSDRPLLTHVWYPCDPAVPQMPMVIGPPDNPLFNAGDAAPDAPMLEGQFPLILLSHGTGGVAMQLGWLARVLAAHGYIVAGVNHHGNTGLEPYVVEGFTRVWERPRDLSAVLDRLLDDPHFGSAIDQSRIGAAGFSLGGYTILALGGARLDLATLVAAYADAGRPLTSIAPPEFPDADAVARQLEAFAAHAEHRQSYRDERVRAGFVLAPALGEAFTPDGLAAVDIPVMIIAGAADTNTPPTVNAQRYAMHIKDAALTLLEGSVGHYVFLAECTEAGCQLMPELCLDASGVDRKAIQQQASALALSFFDRHLI